A region from the Benincasa hispida cultivar B227 chromosome 8, ASM972705v1, whole genome shotgun sequence genome encodes:
- the LOC120083211 gene encoding structure-specific endonuclease subunit SLX1: protein MRKRKERPEISKTMAVAEEEKEDDEDEEEEEGSNEVNGFFSCYLLASACPRYKGHTYIGFTVNPKRRIRQHNGEIRCGAWRTKRKRPWEMVLCIYGFPTNVSALQFEWAWQHPNESLAVRSAAATFKSLSGVANKVKLAYTMLTLPAWCSLNITVNYFSTKYMKNAAGCPSLPKHMKVQVSPINELPCYSEGDQCVLENEDDWEYNRECEEICSFRVYGSMKEVSNEVPQKLMDHQASTDGRPRELHGCDKEFENNEQVPPSSCNPSYIDAGMSYDLHGCDEELEEDEREPASCAPSCIVTDISRTEIIIDDGDEDQIEGTGMNLEQQLCRKNLSSGIASEISKVSRCNIELPPVEYEVIDVSTPSPDCRTNSHRVKRKVTSGRSEIIDLTKSPTFIQL, encoded by the exons atgcgGAAGAGGAAAGAGAGACCGGAAATCTCTAAAACCATGGCTGTAGCAGAGGAGGAGAAGGAAGacgatgaagatgaagaagaagaagaagggagcaACGAAGTGAATGGCTTCTTTTCGTGCTATCTCTTGGCCTCTGCTTGCCCTCGTTACAAAGGCCATACCTATATCGG ATTCACGGTGAACCCGAAACGCAGAATCAGACAGCACAATGGTGAAATTAGATGCGGTGCGTGGCGTACTAAGAGGAAGAGACCTTGGGAGATGGTCTTGTGCATTTATGGCTTCCCCACTAATGTCTCTGCTCTTCAG TTTGAATGGGCGTGGCAGCATCCTAATGAGTCATTGGCTGTAAGAAGTGCTGCTGCAACTTTCAAGTCTCTCTCTGGAGTTGCTAACAAAGTTAAACTTGCATACACAATGCTCACACTTCCTGCTTGGTGTAG TTTGAATATAACTGTAAACTACTTCTCAACAAAGTACATGAAGAATGCGGCTGGTTGCCCGAGTTTGCCAAAGCATATGAAGGTCCAAGTTTCCCCCATCAATGAGCTTCCATGCTATTCCGAAGGAGATCAATGTGTACTTGAAAACGAAGATGATTGGGAGTATAATAGAGAATGTGAAGAAATTTGTAGTTTTCGAGTATATGGATCAATGAAAGAAGTTTCAAATGAAGTTCCTCAAAAGTTAATGGATCATCAGGCTAGTACAGATGGAAGACCTCGTGAATTGCATGGATGCGATAAAGAATTTGAGAATAATGAACAAGTGCCACCTTCTTCATGTAATCCGTCTTATATTGATGCAGGTATGTCATATGACTTGCATGGATGTGATGAAGAACTCGAGGAGGATGAACGAGAGCCAGCTTCATGTGCTCCGTCTTGTATTGTAACAGATATATCTAGGACTGAAATTATCATTGATGATGGAGATGAAGACCAAATAGAAGGGACTGGTATGAACTTGGAACAGCAACTTTGTAGGAAGAATTTATCATCAGGAATAGCTTCTGAAATCAGCAAAGTTTCAAGGTGTAATATTGAGCTTCCTCCTGTTGAGTATGAGGTTATAGATGTGTCTACCCCGTCTCCCGACTGCCGAACGAATTCGCATAGAGTCAAGAGAAAAGTTACTTCTGGTAGGTCTGAGATCATTGATTTGACTAAATCTCCTACGTTTATCCAATTGTAG
- the LOC120083212 gene encoding uncharacterized protein LOC120083212 — protein MNLGRNSEDLGGKSRKMRLKKLRTRDDMSFVEEEDYHTGVSASVPFKWESEPGTPKANFHENGAILSPLTPPPSYFSNDHNITNSPLTHFSSKPISSKSNFLNSVFRKLSVKPTLQPPSPAGSLSSSSSSTSSSERRRSGSPRRLSFDSRVDDDDNDDDGNVESPVSTLFFGHGSDKGCYPKLVKVFTRDSK, from the coding sequence ATGAACCTGGGAAGAAATTCAGAAGATTTGGGAGGAAAATCAAGGAAGATGAGGCTGAAGAAGCTGAGAACAAGGGACGACATGTCGTttgtggaagaagaagattaccACACAGGAGTATCAGCCTCAGTTCCATTCAAATGGGAGTCAGAGCCAGGAACTCCCAAGGCTAATTTCCATGAAAATGGGGCAATACTTTCTCCTCTAACTCCCCCACCTTCCTATTTCTCCAATGATCATAATATTACTAATTCCCCTCTCACCCATTTTTCTTCTAAGCCCATTTCTTCTAAGTCCAATTTCCTCAACTCTGTCTTCAGAAAGCTTTCTGTGAAGCCCACTCTGCAGCCTCCTTCCCCCGCAGGTTCTTTGTCGTCCTCCTCGTCTTCGACTTCTAGTAGCGAAAGACGGAGATCAGGAAGCCCTAGGAGATTGTCGTTTGATTCGAGGGTGGACGATGACGACAACGACGATGACGGCAATGTAGAATCACCTGTTTCTACTTTGTTCTTTGGACATGGAAGTGATAAAGGATGTTACCCAAAATTGGTCAAGGTATTTACTAGAGATTCTAAATGA
- the LOC120083933 gene encoding uncharacterized protein LOC120083933: MCPLRFILIFLSATLAGFFLLRNLKSPSQDFQADDNSDSHSKDLDSNSSSSSSSKLSSGFWTVVDMASGRYLWRHLFSSSEKPSD, translated from the exons ATGTGTCCGCTGAGATTTATTCTCATATTTCTCTCAGCGACTCTCGCCGGCTTCTTCCTTCTCCGGAATCTCAAATCTCCGTCTCAAGATTTCCAGGCCGACGATAATTCCGATTCCCACTCCAAGGATCTGGATTCCaattcctcctcctcctcctcctccaaG CTCTCATCGGGGTTCTGGACGGTGGTCGATATGGCCAGCGGCCGCTACTTGTGGAGGCATTTGTTTTCCTCGTCGGAGAAGCCTTCTGATTGA
- the LOC120083601 gene encoding cationic peroxidase 1-like codes for MESKCSKLWCVLVFASLITLSSGSLSPDYYKSSCSKLLSIVRREVVKAVDKEYRMGASLLRLHFHDCFVNGCDASVLLDDTSNFTGEKTAIPNKDSLRGFEVIDSIKTLVEAACPSVVSCADILSLAARDSVVALGGPSWVVGLGRSDSTTASFDTANNDLPSPFLDLPDLISAFSNKGFNTKELVALSGSHTIGQARCVMFRVRAHNETTTIDPDFAASLRSNCPFSGDDQNLTPLDLKTQSLFDNAYFKNLVQNKGLLHSDQALFSNSSADSHVTSYVSDSSAFFSDFAAAMVKMSNLSPLTGSDGQIRSDCRKIN; via the exons ATGGAATCAAAATGCAGCAAGTTGTGGTGTGTTTTGGTGTTTGCTTCATTGATAACTTTGAGCTCTGGCAGTTTATCCCCTGACTACTATAAGAGTTCATGTTCAAAGTTACTCTCCATTGTCCGACGTGAAGTCGTGAAAGCAGTGGACAAGGAATATAGAATGGGAGCATCATTGCTTCGCCTCCATTTTCACGATTGCTTTGTCAAT GGATGCGATGCGTCAGTATTACTGGATGACACGTCGAACTTCACAGGGGAAAAGACGGCAATCCCAAACAAAGATTCATTGAGAGGTTTTGAGGTGATTGACTCAATAAAAACGCTGGTAGAGGCCGCTTGTCCGTCTGTGGTTTCTTGTGCTGATATTTTGTCCCTTGCAGCTCGAGACTCGGTGGTTGCA CTTGGGGGACCCTCGTGGGTAGTGGGACTTGGGCGGAGTGACTCGACCACTGCCAGCTTCGACACCGCAAACAACGATCTTCCTTCTCCTTTCCTTGACCTTCCCGATCTCATCTCTGCCTTTTCCAACAAAGGCTTCAACACCAAAGAATTGGTCGCTCTTTCAG GATCTCACACAATTGGACAAGCCAGATGCGTGATGTTCAGAGTAAGGGCCCATAACGAAACCACCACCATTGATCCAGACTTTGCAGCCTCTCTAAGATCCAACTGCCCTTTCTCCGGCGACGACCAAAATCTTACCCCTTTGGATCTCAAAACCCAATCCTTATTCGACAACGCTTATTTCAAAAATTTGGTCCAAAACAAAGGCCTTCTTCACTCCGACCAAGCTCTCTTCAGCAACTCCTCCGCCGATTCTCATGTCACTTCCTACGTCTCCGATTCCTCTGCTTTCTTCTCCGACTTCGCCGCCGCCATGGTTAAGATGTCCAACCTCTCCCCACTCACTGGCTCCGACGGCCAGATTCGTTCCGACTGCcgcaaaattaattaa